In a genomic window of Bacillus sp. E(2018):
- a CDS encoding metal-dependent hydrolase, which produces MDTGTHIVMGLGLGGLAMLDPAIANDPVTSQAILAGTLIGSQAPDFDTVLKLKNNAVYIRNHRGLTHSLPALVIWPLLLFGAISLFVPEADNGKLLLWTAIAVFLHVFVDIFNAYGTQALYPVSKKWIALGVISIFDPFIFFLHIGGLLLWYMGVNPGYTFLTVYIILVVYYIIRIISRQRVNKIVLKKIPEAVEIYASPTIRWGQYHLAIKSKHEFFVAGLKNGKVTVWDTFDRLAVPKTKLIDAAKKDKNISAFLSFSPVHRWEVEKNDHGHLVQFIDLRYRSKGHYPFVAMVQLDENLNIITSFTGWVYSEDRLKKKMEFSPLDLINNNE; this is translated from the coding sequence TTGGATACAGGCACACATATTGTAATGGGGCTCGGGTTAGGTGGATTAGCGATGCTGGACCCTGCGATTGCGAATGATCCAGTGACCTCCCAAGCCATTCTTGCTGGGACACTAATTGGTTCCCAAGCACCTGACTTTGACACAGTTCTTAAACTAAAAAATAATGCGGTATACATCCGCAATCACAGAGGACTTACACATTCATTGCCTGCTCTTGTGATATGGCCACTGCTTTTATTTGGGGCTATCTCTTTATTTGTTCCCGAAGCCGACAATGGAAAACTTTTATTATGGACAGCAATCGCAGTATTCCTTCATGTGTTTGTCGATATCTTTAATGCATACGGCACACAAGCACTATACCCGGTCTCAAAGAAATGGATCGCGCTAGGTGTTATCAGTATCTTTGATCCCTTTATCTTTTTCTTGCATATCGGAGGTTTGCTGCTCTGGTATATGGGTGTAAATCCTGGATACACGTTTCTAACGGTATACATCATACTCGTCGTTTATTACATCATTCGGATCATATCCAGGCAAAGAGTAAACAAGATTGTACTGAAAAAGATTCCAGAAGCTGTAGAAATTTATGCTAGCCCTACTATTCGTTGGGGACAGTATCATCTAGCCATAAAATCGAAGCACGAATTCTTCGTAGCCGGTTTGAAAAATGGAAAAGTAACGGTTTGGGATACTTTCGATCGTCTAGCTGTTCCCAAAACGAAATTGATCGATGCAGCGAAAAAGGATAAAAACATATCTGCCTTTCTCTCTTTCTCACCTGTGCACAGGTGGGAAGTCGAAAAGAATGATCACGGTCATCTGGTTCAATTTATTGACCTTCGATATAGAAGTAAAGGACATTATCCTTTTGTCGCGATGGTACAGTTAGATGAGAACTTGAACATTATTACTTCTTTTACAGGCTGGGTGTATTCTGAAGACCGTCTGAAAAAGAAGATGGAATTCTCTCCACTGGATTTAATCAACAATAATGAATAG
- the sspK gene encoding small, acid-soluble spore protein K produces the protein MRNKSKNFPNRISFSGEPRSKEEFSSKRPDGSIRDHPQERMFLSNQHRDDQ, from the coding sequence ATGCGTAATAAATCGAAAAACTTCCCAAATCGGATCTCCTTCTCAGGTGAGCCGAGATCAAAAGAAGAATTCTCTTCTAAACGGCCAGATGGATCCATTCGTGACCATCCGCAGGAACGAATGTTTTTATCCAATCAACACCGAGATGATCAGTAA
- a CDS encoding YpzG family protein — MNKKDYFSSTRFNGKYSDPFHSPRANSKHAYNQVNGETQQALNNYVLEIQTRKRS; from the coding sequence TTGAACAAGAAAGACTACTTCTCATCAACGCGATTTAACGGTAAATATTCTGACCCCTTTCACTCACCGCGTGCCAATTCGAAGCATGCGTACAATCAAGTGAACGGGGAGACCCAGCAAGCATTAAATAACTATGTGCTTGAAATTCAAACACGTAAGCGTTCATAG
- a CDS encoding YfhJ family protein: MEERFERLAKLLQKKNPALTNQEAREWVEGLWEDFESTRAKAGWEYEGQEVTEKMVTQLITSYGHKLHEYFSNNPKFQRFVKKDGPIQ; this comes from the coding sequence ATGGAAGAGCGTTTTGAAAGATTGGCGAAACTGCTGCAAAAAAAGAACCCAGCCCTTACAAATCAAGAAGCTAGGGAATGGGTGGAAGGATTATGGGAAGATTTTGAGTCTACTCGAGCTAAAGCGGGATGGGAATATGAGGGACAAGAGGTTACCGAGAAAATGGTAACTCAGTTGATTACTTCTTATGGCCATAAGCTTCACGAGTATTTTTCGAACAATCCTAAATTTCAGCGATTCGTAAAAAAAGACGGGCCTATTCAATAA